The Salvelinus alpinus chromosome 28, SLU_Salpinus.1, whole genome shotgun sequence genome includes a window with the following:
- the znf335 gene encoding zinc finger protein 335 isoform X2, translated as MEGEIEVESSSDVGPSGSGMEEPSESGMGMESSEAMSADSSDAAAPHASRHHSQHRHGHGHGHHGHGHHGQAPESDCHVGQSSEGILAFLPETSSSTDVTHHRATVHLPDSSSVAQSTSVSTVTQSILVSGSAQVMVHSSAAVSDCGGMMVSDSTASTSSDLGSAIDKIIESTIGPDIMNGCIAVTSAEDGAAETSEGQYLILQGPDDGAPMVAHMSSSALSSHHRIAIEALGEGPTSTCHDQGDMQDNLDPDQPSGSHSHSGHYPDHEDQDSQPQHSHASQYMECSGGDADGPDQTGESSSSYVDDEEPDQTRSSRSLVRSRFPEYGIVENSGQDLRGYVECSGSGAPDSNPSSPARLRHTHYMVDCSAGTGAYLECAGDEEEDSMQHHSRSYIDSSSSANHSQSHQTLSNHSQSHQTLRQYVESGAAVADSEQPGCSNSHSQSHQTLRQYMESGAADSEQPRCYQYQAEEGQGEDPDQNSDQNQDPDQPQHSNQQQPQHSHYMETTSSSTGPEGEGSTTDHHHPQADTADHHHPQADTADSGSADHPEAMECSESQPGPYISSSGTYSYHPEPEMEEALEPPWSPSLERPSRGEEGGVVGGSGAPVVEEGAGSGPGVAVPHTMAELEEMMEVVIVQQFKCKMCPYKSVSKDTLINHMRDRHFKSTGGPPPKKRGRGRPRRSDTLARQQAEVKPEPQPEEPEDDDIVDAGAIDDPEEDSDYNPADEDCRGRQPALLRQPVPPPCSSSSTDRPRRRVGRPRKFTYTEGSYNGKEAVADGTSKPKGSVDPQGSEEASSSGLGNGPGPLSNGNTAEAGISQSDSENKDPSSNGRPEELFPRKRGRPSKRFIRKKYKKYMNRKYCKSLKPLLRPHSCWICGSRFLSQEDLRFHVDSHQGNDPECFKCLQCNYRCKRWSSLKEHMFNHQGNKPFKCEECDYSSVYKKDVIRHSAIHNKDKKTKSESVSKVLSFPCPVCHRVYPMQKRLTQHMKTHSTEKPHMCDKCGKSFKKRYTFKMHLLTHIQSVDNSRFKCEFCDYDCDNKKLLLNHQLSHTNDRPFKCDYCKYSTSKEDFLVSHLAIKHTGEKPFSCEMCHFMTKHRKNLRLHVQCRHPEAFEDWSATHPEEPVRRRRRPFFTQQQIEELKQQHDDTPGLQNTILAVDPDTLQAMQTMQNASVSQDAMGNTTIIYEQAGNSDLSAQNALDLLLNMSNARELVGNSLQVQVLKSSDSNVLEAGSWTGVTSATGGGQKVVTFHVSETGETLVQEVQEVQEGYEAETNENGEITQVAIQAYEGAEGFSVLEQVEQATEEIHSTGPGYSSGEGSPQPMEEEEEGTEIVRENGEKYYLSSGLGDGVLQQVELSSEAPGSPSMVGSPQQNQLNPKRFSCRICMESFHGRSDMENHKRAHIDPSTFKCPDCDFTASSWPDVKTHMVMHAYLRPHKCPSCSFASKNKKDLRRHMMTHTNEKPFTCQICGQRFNRNGHLKFHMERLHSQEPPTKKSRSGAGSQQTVIVNSDEEALATLQSALQAGQTISPEQLQQALGQDHIIVSQEQGLGQDHIIVSQEQGLGQDHIIVSQEQGLGQDHIIVSQEQGLEDQEEATYIQQITTVDGQTLQYMTGDNQVQYIISQDGVQHFLPQEYVVLADGNHIQMSDGQIIQYEHDGAFLQEQQIALSHDGQIQYLPISSEQQIVSPEDLEVVEHSAVTAVADAALQQTQTVYTEATQEQLEQLQQQGIQYDVITFTDE; from the exons ATGGAAggggagatagaggtggagagcaGCAGTGATGTGGGTCCATCAGGGTCCGGGATGGAGGAGCCGTCAGAGAGCGGTATGGGCATGGAGTCGTCGGAGGCCATGTCTGCAGACAGCAGCGACGCAGCTGCACCACACGCCTCCCGCCACCACAGCCAGCACCGCCATGGGCATGGGCACGGTCACCATGGGCACGGTCACCATGGCCAGGCCCCAGAGTCGGACTGCCACGTGGGACAGAGCTCAGAGGGTATCCTG GCGTTCCTACCAGAGACCAGCTCCAGTACAGACGTCACCCACCACAGAGCCACCGTCCACCTCCCAGACTCCTCCTCTGTGGCCCAGTCCACCAGCGTCTCCACCGTAACCCAGTCCATCCTGGTGTCCGGGTCGGCCCAG GTGATGGTCCACTCCAGTGCAGCGGTGTCAGACTGCGGGGGCATGATGGTGTCTGACTCTACAGCCTCTACCTCCTCAGACCTGGGATCAGCCATAGACAAGATCATAGAGTCCACCATCGGACCTGACATCATGAACG GATGTATAGCAGTGACCAGTGCAGAGGACGGAGCTGCAGAGACCAGTGAGGGGCAGTATTTGATACTACAAGGACCAGACGATG GGGCCCCTATGGTAGCCCACATGTCGTCCTCGGCTCTGTCCAGCCATCACCGCATCGCCATCGAGGCTCTGGGAGAGGGTCCTACCTCCACCTGCCACGACCAGGGGGACATGCAGG ATAACCTGGATCCAGACCAGCCCTCTGGGAGTCACTCTCACTCCGGCCACTACCCAGACCATGAGGACCAGGACAGCCAGCCTCAGCACTCCCACGCGTCCCAGTACATGGAGTGTAGCGGTGGAGATGCGGACGGACCTGATCAG ACTGGAGAGTCCTCCTCCTCGTATGTAGACGATGAGGAACCCGACCAGACACGTTCCTCCCGCTCCCTCGTCCGGTCCCGTTTCCCTGAGTACGGTATAGTCGAAAACTCTGGCCAGGACCTAAGGGGCTACGTGGAGTGTAGTGGTAGCGGTGCCCCCGACTCCAACCCCTCGTCCCCTGCCCGCCTACGACACACCCATTATATGGTGGACTGCAGCGCGGGGACGGGGGCGTACCTGGAGTGTGCCGGGGACGAGGAAGAGGATTCGATGCAGCACCACTCTCGGAGCTACATCGACAGCAGCAGCAGTGCTAACCACTCCCAGAGTCACCAAACTCTGTCTAACCACTCCCAGAGTCACCAAACCCTGCGGCAGTATGTGGAGTCCGGGGCTGCGGTTGCAGATTCAGAGCAGCCCGGTTGTTCCAACTCCCACTCTCAGAGTCACCAAACCCTGCGGCAGTATATGGAGTCTGGGGCTGCAGATTCGGAACAGCCACGATGTTACCAATACCAGGCTGAGGAAGGGCAAGGAGAGGACCCAGACCAGAACTCAGACCAGAACCAGGACCCAGACCAACCACAGCACTCTAACCAGCAGCAGCCTCAGCACTCCCACTACATGGAGACCACCAGCAGCAGCACTGGCCCAGAAGGCGAGGgttccaccacagaccaccaccacccccaggcAGACACCGcagaccaccaccacccccaggcAGACACAGCAGACTCAGGCTCAGCAGATCATCCAGAGGCTATGGAGTGTTCTGAGAGCCAGCCTGGCCCTTACATCAGTAGCAGTGGGACCTACTCCTACCACCCGGAGCCTGAGATGGAAGAGGCCCTCGAACCTCCATGGTCACCCAGTTTGGAGAGGCCTTCCAGGGGAGAGGAGGGCGGCGTGGTGGGGGGGTCTGGGGCTCCAGTCGTGGAGGAGGGGGCTGGGAGCGGACCAGGGGTCGCTGTCCCCCACACCATGGCTGAACTGGAGGAGATGATGGAGGTGGTGATCGTTCAGCAGTTTAAGTGCAAGATGTGTCCCTACAAGAGCGTCTCCAAAGACACCCTCATCAACCACATGAGAGACAGGCACTTCAAATCCACAG GTGGCCCCCCTCCTAAGAAGCGTGGTCGTGGTCGGCCCAGGCGTAGTGATACGTTGGCCCGTCAGCAGGCTGAGGTGAAACCAGAGCCCCAGCCCGAGGAGCCAGAGGACGATGACATCGTAGACGCTGGGGCCATCGATGACCCTGAAG aggacaGTGACTATAACCCAGCAGATGAGGACTGTAGGGGCAGGCAGCCTGCTCTCCTGCGACAACCTGTCccccctccctgctcctcctcctccacagacCGCCCCAGACGCAGGGTGGGACGACCCAGGAAGTTCACCTACACAGAGGGCAGCTACAACGGCAAGG AAGCAGTAGCAGACGGGACGTCAAAGCCTAAAGGGAGTGTGGATCCTCAAGGCTCGGAGGAGGCCAGTTCCTCAGGCCTGGGAAACGGCCCAGGTCCCTTGTCCAATGGAAACACAGCGGAAGCCGGCATCAGCCAATCGGACTCTGAGAACAAAGACCCGTCGTCCAATGGGAGGCCAGAGGAGCTTTTCCCAAGGAAACGTGGTCGACCCTCCAAGCGGTTCATCAGAAAGAAATACAAGAAGTACATGAACCGCAA GTACTGTAAGTCTCTGAAGCCGCTCCTGAGGCCTCACAGCTGTTGGATCTGCGGCTCTCGCTTCCTGTCCCAGGAGGACCTGAGGTTCCACGTTGACTCTCACCAAGGAAACGACCCAGAGTGCTTCAAATGCCTGCAGTGTAACTACCGCTGCAAACGATGGTCCTCGCTCAAG GAGCACATGTTCAACCATCAGGGGAACAAGCCCTTTAAGTGTGAGGAGTGTGACTACAGCAGTGTGTATAAGAAGGACGTCATCAGACACTCTGCAATACACAACAAGGAcaa GAAAACAAAGTCTGAGTCA GTATCTAAGGTGTTGTCGTTCCCGTGTCCAGTGTGCCACAGAGTCTACCCCATGCAGAAGAGACTCACTCAGCACATGAAGACACACAGTACAGAGAAACCACACATGTGTGACAAG tgtgggaagtccttcaagaaGAGATATACGTTCAAGATGCATCTCCTCACACACATCCAGAGTGTTGACAACAGCAG GTTCAAGTGTGAGTTCTGTGACTATGACTGTGACAACAAGAAGCTCCTGCTCAACCACCAGCTGTCCCACACCAACGACCGGCCCTTTAAATGTGACTACTGTAAATACTCCACCTCTAAAGAGGACTTCCTGGTCTCACACCTGGCCATCAAACACACAG GAGAGAAACCGTTCTCCTGTGAGATGTGCCACTTCATGACGAAACACCGTAAGAACCTGCGTCTGCACGTCCAGTGTCGCCACCCGGAGGCGTTTGAGGACTGGAGCGCTACGCACCCTGAGGAGCCCGTCAGGCGGAGGAGGAGACCCTTCTTCACCCAGCAACAGATAGAGGAACTCAAACAGCAACACGACGACACACCGGGCCTACAGAACACTATA CTGGCGGTGGATCCTGATACACTACAAGCCATGCAGACAATGCAGAACGCCTCAGTCTCCCAAGATGCAATGGGAAACACCACCATCATCTACGAACAGG ccggAAACTCAGACCTGTCAGCCCAGAATGCTCTAGATCTGCTGTTGAATATGAGCAACGCCAGAGAGCTGGTGGGAAACTCACTGCAG GTACAGGTGTTGAAGTCGTCTGACTCCAATGTTCTAGAAGCAGGCTCCTGGACGGGTGTTACCTCGGCGACGGGGGGAGGGCAAAAAGTAGTGACCTTTCACGTGTCTGAGACCGGCGAGACCCTGGTGCAGGAG GTCCAGGAGGTGCAGGAGGGTTATGAGGCAGAGACCAATGAGAATGGAGAGATCACCCAGGTGGCCATCCAGGCCTATGAGGGGGCAGAAGGCTTCAGTGTGTTGGAACAGGTGGAACAAGCTACAGAGGAGATCCACAGCACCGGACCTGGATACAG CAGTGGCGAGGGGAGTCCCCAGCccatggaagaagaggaggagggaacagaaATAGTCAGAGAGAATGGAGAAAAGTACTACCTGTCCTCCGGGCTAGGGGACGGGGTGCTGCAGCAGGTCGAG cTGAGCAGCGAGGCCCCGGGTTCTCCCTCCATGGTGGGTTCTCCCCAGCAGAACCAGCTCAACCCTAAGAGGTTCTCCTGTCGTATCTGCATGGAGTCGTTCCACGGCCGCAGTGATATGGAGAACCACAAGAGGGCCCACATCGACCCCTCCACCTTCAAGTGTCCCGACTGTGACTTCACTGCCTCGTCCTGGCCAGACGtcaag ACACACATGGTCATGCATGCCTACCTGAGACCTCACAAGTGTCCCAGCTGCAGCTTTGCCTCCAAGAACAAGAAGGATCTGAGGAGACACATGATGACACATACCAACGAGAAGCCCTTCACCTGCCAGATCTGTGGACAGAG GTTTAACCGTAATGGCCACCTCAAGTTCCACATGGAGCGACTCCACAGCCAGGAACCTCCGACAAAGAAGAGCCGCTCTGGTGCAGGCTCCCAGCAGACCGTCATAGTTAACAGTGATGAGGAGGCTCTCGCCACGCTACAGT CAGCTCTGCAGGCAGGACAGACTATCAGTCCAGAGCAGCTACAACAGGCCTTGGGTCAGGACCACATCATAGTGTCCCAGGAACAAGGCCTGGGTCAGGACCACATCATAGTGTCCCAGGAACAAGGCCTGGGTCAGGACCACATCATAGTGTCCCAGGAACAAGGCCTGGGTCAGGACCACATCATAGTGTCCCAGGAACAAGGCCTGGAAGACCAAGAGGAGGCCACGTACATTCAGCAGATCACCACAGTGGACGGACAGACGTTACAGTACATGACAGGAGACAACCAG GTCCAGTATATCATCTCTCAGGATGGAGTCCAACACTTCCTACCTCAGGAGTACGTGGTGCTAGCAGACGGGAACCACATCCAGATGTCAGATGGCCAGATCATCCAGTATGAGCATGATGGGGCCTTCCTGCAGGAGCAacag ATTGCTCTGAGTCATGACGGGCAGATCCAGTATCTTCCCATCAGTTCAGAACAACAGATAGTCAGTCCTGAGGACCTGGAGGTTGTTGAACATTCTGCCGTTACTG CGGTCGCAGATGCAGCCTTACAACAGACCCAGACGGTTTATACAGAGGCCACACAAGAACAGCTGGAGCAGCTACAACAGCAGGGAATCCAGTATGACGTCATCACCTTCACCGATGAGTAG
- the znf335 gene encoding zinc finger protein 335 isoform X5, with translation MEGEIEVESSSDVGPSGSGMEEPSESGMGMESSEAMSADSSDAAAPHASRHHSQHRHGHGHGHHGHGHHGQAPESDCHVGQSSEGILAFLPETSSSTDVTHHRATVHLPDSSSVAQSTSVSTVTQSILVSGSAQVMVHSSAAVSDCGGMMVSDSTASTSSDLGSAIDKIIESTIGPDIMNGCIAVTSAEDGAAETSEGQYLILQGPDDGAPMVAHMSSSALSSHHRIAIEALGEGPTSTCHDQGDMQDNLDPDQPSGSHSHSGHYPDHEDQDSQPQHSHASQYMECSGGDADGPDQTGESSSSYVDDEEPDQTRSSRSLVRSRFPEYGIVENSGQDLRGYVECSGSGAPDSNPSSPARLRHTHYMVDCSAGTGAYLECAGDEEEDSMQHHSRSYIDSSSSANHSQSHQTLSNHSQSHQTLRQYVESGAAVADSEQPGCSNSHSQSHQTLRQYMESGAADSEQPRCYQYQAEEGQGEDPDQNSDQNQDPDQPQHSNQQQPQHSHYMETTSSSTGPEGEGSTTDHHHPQADTADHHHPQADTADSGSADHPEAMECSESQPGPYISSSGTYSYHPEPEMEEALEPPWSPSLERPSRGEEGGVVGGSGAPVVEEGAGSGPGVAVPHTMAELEEMMEVVIVQQFKCKMCPYKSVSKDTLINHMRDRHFKSTGGPPPKKRGRGRPRRSDTLARQQAEVKPEPQPEEPEDDDIVDAGAIDDPEEDSDYNPADEDCRGRQPALLRQPVPPPCSSSSTDRPRRRVGRPRKFTYTEGSYNGKEAVADGTSKPKGSVDPQGSEEASSSGLGNGPGPLSNGNTAEAGISQSDSENKDPSSNGRPEELFPRKRGRPSKRFIRKKYKKYMNRKYCKSLKPLLRPHSCWICGSRFLSQEDLRFHVDSHQGNDPECFKCLQCNYRCKRWSSLKEHMFNHQGNKPFKCEECDYSSVYKKDVIRHSAIHNKDKKTKSESVSKVLSFPCPVCHRVYPMQKRLTQHMKTHSTEKPHMCDKCGKSFKKRYTFKMHLLTHIQSVDNSRFKCEFCDYDCDNKKLLLNHQLSHTNDRPFKCDYCKYSTSKEDFLVSHLAIKHTGEKPFSCEMCHFMTKHRKNLRLHVQCRHPEAFEDWSATHPEEPVRRRRRPFFTQQQIEELKQQHDDTPGLQNTILAVDPDTLQAMQTMQNASVSQDAMGNTTIIYEQAGNSDLSAQNALDLLLNMSNARELVGNSLQVQVLKSSDSNVLEAGSWTGVTSATGGGQKVVTFHVSETGETLVQEVQEVQEGYEAETNENGEITQVAIQAYEGAEGFSVLEQVEQATEEIHSTGPGYSSGEGSPQPMEEEEEGTEIVRENGEKYYLSSGLGDGVLQQVELSSEAPGSPSMVGSPQQNQLNPKRFSCRICMESFHGRSDMENHKRAHIDPSTFKCPDCDFTASSWPDVKTHMVMHAYLRPHKCPSCSFASKNKKDLRRHMMTHTNEKPFTCQICGQRFNRNGHLKFHMERLHSQEPPTKKSRSGAGSQQTVIVNSDEEALATLQSLQAGQTISPEQLQQALGQDHIIVSQEQGLGQDHIIVSQEQGLGQDHIIVSQEQGLGQDHIIVSQEQGLEDQEEATYIQQITTVDGQTLQYMTGDNQVQYIISQDGVQHFLPQEYVVLADGNHIQMSDGQIIQYEHDGAFLQEQQIALSHDGQIQYLPISSEQQIVSPEDLEVVEHSAVTAVADAALQQTQTVYTEATQEQLEQLQQQGIQYDVITFTDE, from the exons ATGGAAggggagatagaggtggagagcaGCAGTGATGTGGGTCCATCAGGGTCCGGGATGGAGGAGCCGTCAGAGAGCGGTATGGGCATGGAGTCGTCGGAGGCCATGTCTGCAGACAGCAGCGACGCAGCTGCACCACACGCCTCCCGCCACCACAGCCAGCACCGCCATGGGCATGGGCACGGTCACCATGGGCACGGTCACCATGGCCAGGCCCCAGAGTCGGACTGCCACGTGGGACAGAGCTCAGAGGGTATCCTG GCGTTCCTACCAGAGACCAGCTCCAGTACAGACGTCACCCACCACAGAGCCACCGTCCACCTCCCAGACTCCTCCTCTGTGGCCCAGTCCACCAGCGTCTCCACCGTAACCCAGTCCATCCTGGTGTCCGGGTCGGCCCAG GTGATGGTCCACTCCAGTGCAGCGGTGTCAGACTGCGGGGGCATGATGGTGTCTGACTCTACAGCCTCTACCTCCTCAGACCTGGGATCAGCCATAGACAAGATCATAGAGTCCACCATCGGACCTGACATCATGAACG GATGTATAGCAGTGACCAGTGCAGAGGACGGAGCTGCAGAGACCAGTGAGGGGCAGTATTTGATACTACAAGGACCAGACGATG GGGCCCCTATGGTAGCCCACATGTCGTCCTCGGCTCTGTCCAGCCATCACCGCATCGCCATCGAGGCTCTGGGAGAGGGTCCTACCTCCACCTGCCACGACCAGGGGGACATGCAGG ATAACCTGGATCCAGACCAGCCCTCTGGGAGTCACTCTCACTCCGGCCACTACCCAGACCATGAGGACCAGGACAGCCAGCCTCAGCACTCCCACGCGTCCCAGTACATGGAGTGTAGCGGTGGAGATGCGGACGGACCTGATCAG ACTGGAGAGTCCTCCTCCTCGTATGTAGACGATGAGGAACCCGACCAGACACGTTCCTCCCGCTCCCTCGTCCGGTCCCGTTTCCCTGAGTACGGTATAGTCGAAAACTCTGGCCAGGACCTAAGGGGCTACGTGGAGTGTAGTGGTAGCGGTGCCCCCGACTCCAACCCCTCGTCCCCTGCCCGCCTACGACACACCCATTATATGGTGGACTGCAGCGCGGGGACGGGGGCGTACCTGGAGTGTGCCGGGGACGAGGAAGAGGATTCGATGCAGCACCACTCTCGGAGCTACATCGACAGCAGCAGCAGTGCTAACCACTCCCAGAGTCACCAAACTCTGTCTAACCACTCCCAGAGTCACCAAACCCTGCGGCAGTATGTGGAGTCCGGGGCTGCGGTTGCAGATTCAGAGCAGCCCGGTTGTTCCAACTCCCACTCTCAGAGTCACCAAACCCTGCGGCAGTATATGGAGTCTGGGGCTGCAGATTCGGAACAGCCACGATGTTACCAATACCAGGCTGAGGAAGGGCAAGGAGAGGACCCAGACCAGAACTCAGACCAGAACCAGGACCCAGACCAACCACAGCACTCTAACCAGCAGCAGCCTCAGCACTCCCACTACATGGAGACCACCAGCAGCAGCACTGGCCCAGAAGGCGAGGgttccaccacagaccaccaccacccccaggcAGACACCGcagaccaccaccacccccaggcAGACACAGCAGACTCAGGCTCAGCAGATCATCCAGAGGCTATGGAGTGTTCTGAGAGCCAGCCTGGCCCTTACATCAGTAGCAGTGGGACCTACTCCTACCACCCGGAGCCTGAGATGGAAGAGGCCCTCGAACCTCCATGGTCACCCAGTTTGGAGAGGCCTTCCAGGGGAGAGGAGGGCGGCGTGGTGGGGGGGTCTGGGGCTCCAGTCGTGGAGGAGGGGGCTGGGAGCGGACCAGGGGTCGCTGTCCCCCACACCATGGCTGAACTGGAGGAGATGATGGAGGTGGTGATCGTTCAGCAGTTTAAGTGCAAGATGTGTCCCTACAAGAGCGTCTCCAAAGACACCCTCATCAACCACATGAGAGACAGGCACTTCAAATCCACAG GTGGCCCCCCTCCTAAGAAGCGTGGTCGTGGTCGGCCCAGGCGTAGTGATACGTTGGCCCGTCAGCAGGCTGAGGTGAAACCAGAGCCCCAGCCCGAGGAGCCAGAGGACGATGACATCGTAGACGCTGGGGCCATCGATGACCCTGAAG aggacaGTGACTATAACCCAGCAGATGAGGACTGTAGGGGCAGGCAGCCTGCTCTCCTGCGACAACCTGTCccccctccctgctcctcctcctccacagacCGCCCCAGACGCAGGGTGGGACGACCCAGGAAGTTCACCTACACAGAGGGCAGCTACAACGGCAAGG AAGCAGTAGCAGACGGGACGTCAAAGCCTAAAGGGAGTGTGGATCCTCAAGGCTCGGAGGAGGCCAGTTCCTCAGGCCTGGGAAACGGCCCAGGTCCCTTGTCCAATGGAAACACAGCGGAAGCCGGCATCAGCCAATCGGACTCTGAGAACAAAGACCCGTCGTCCAATGGGAGGCCAGAGGAGCTTTTCCCAAGGAAACGTGGTCGACCCTCCAAGCGGTTCATCAGAAAGAAATACAAGAAGTACATGAACCGCAA GTACTGTAAGTCTCTGAAGCCGCTCCTGAGGCCTCACAGCTGTTGGATCTGCGGCTCTCGCTTCCTGTCCCAGGAGGACCTGAGGTTCCACGTTGACTCTCACCAAGGAAACGACCCAGAGTGCTTCAAATGCCTGCAGTGTAACTACCGCTGCAAACGATGGTCCTCGCTCAAG GAGCACATGTTCAACCATCAGGGGAACAAGCCCTTTAAGTGTGAGGAGTGTGACTACAGCAGTGTGTATAAGAAGGACGTCATCAGACACTCTGCAATACACAACAAGGAcaa GAAAACAAAGTCTGAGTCA GTATCTAAGGTGTTGTCGTTCCCGTGTCCAGTGTGCCACAGAGTCTACCCCATGCAGAAGAGACTCACTCAGCACATGAAGACACACAGTACAGAGAAACCACACATGTGTGACAAG tgtgggaagtccttcaagaaGAGATATACGTTCAAGATGCATCTCCTCACACACATCCAGAGTGTTGACAACAGCAG GTTCAAGTGTGAGTTCTGTGACTATGACTGTGACAACAAGAAGCTCCTGCTCAACCACCAGCTGTCCCACACCAACGACCGGCCCTTTAAATGTGACTACTGTAAATACTCCACCTCTAAAGAGGACTTCCTGGTCTCACACCTGGCCATCAAACACACAG GAGAGAAACCGTTCTCCTGTGAGATGTGCCACTTCATGACGAAACACCGTAAGAACCTGCGTCTGCACGTCCAGTGTCGCCACCCGGAGGCGTTTGAGGACTGGAGCGCTACGCACCCTGAGGAGCCCGTCAGGCGGAGGAGGAGACCCTTCTTCACCCAGCAACAGATAGAGGAACTCAAACAGCAACACGACGACACACCGGGCCTACAGAACACTATA CTGGCGGTGGATCCTGATACACTACAAGCCATGCAGACAATGCAGAACGCCTCAGTCTCCCAAGATGCAATGGGAAACACCACCATCATCTACGAACAGG ccggAAACTCAGACCTGTCAGCCCAGAATGCTCTAGATCTGCTGTTGAATATGAGCAACGCCAGAGAGCTGGTGGGAAACTCACTGCAG GTACAGGTGTTGAAGTCGTCTGACTCCAATGTTCTAGAAGCAGGCTCCTGGACGGGTGTTACCTCGGCGACGGGGGGAGGGCAAAAAGTAGTGACCTTTCACGTGTCTGAGACCGGCGAGACCCTGGTGCAGGAG GTCCAGGAGGTGCAGGAGGGTTATGAGGCAGAGACCAATGAGAATGGAGAGATCACCCAGGTGGCCATCCAGGCCTATGAGGGGGCAGAAGGCTTCAGTGTGTTGGAACAGGTGGAACAAGCTACAGAGGAGATCCACAGCACCGGACCTGGATACAG CAGTGGCGAGGGGAGTCCCCAGCccatggaagaagaggaggagggaacagaaATAGTCAGAGAGAATGGAGAAAAGTACTACCTGTCCTCCGGGCTAGGGGACGGGGTGCTGCAGCAGGTCGAG cTGAGCAGCGAGGCCCCGGGTTCTCCCTCCATGGTGGGTTCTCCCCAGCAGAACCAGCTCAACCCTAAGAGGTTCTCCTGTCGTATCTGCATGGAGTCGTTCCACGGCCGCAGTGATATGGAGAACCACAAGAGGGCCCACATCGACCCCTCCACCTTCAAGTGTCCCGACTGTGACTTCACTGCCTCGTCCTGGCCAGACGtcaag ACACACATGGTCATGCATGCCTACCTGAGACCTCACAAGTGTCCCAGCTGCAGCTTTGCCTCCAAGAACAAGAAGGATCTGAGGAGACACATGATGACACATACCAACGAGAAGCCCTTCACCTGCCAGATCTGTGGACAGAG GTTTAACCGTAATGGCCACCTCAAGTTCCACATGGAGCGACTCCACAGCCAGGAACCTCCGACAAAGAAGAGCCGCTCTGGTGCAGGCTCCCAGCAGACCGTCATAGTTAACAGTGATGAGGAGGCTCTCGCCACGCTACAGT CTCTGCAGGCAGGACAGACTATCAGTCCAGAGCAGCTACAACAGGCCTTGGGTCAGGACCACATCATAGTGTCCCAGGAACAAGGCCTGGGTCAGGACCACATCATAGTGTCCCAGGAACAAGGCCTGGGTCAGGACCACATCATAGTGTCCCAGGAACAAGGCCTGGGTCAGGACCACATCATAGTGTCCCAGGAACAAGGCCTGGAAGACCAAGAGGAGGCCACGTACATTCAGCAGATCACCACAGTGGACGGACAGACGTTACAGTACATGACAGGAGACAACCAG GTCCAGTATATCATCTCTCAGGATGGAGTCCAACACTTCCTACCTCAGGAGTACGTGGTGCTAGCAGACGGGAACCACATCCAGATGTCAGATGGCCAGATCATCCAGTATGAGCATGATGGGGCCTTCCTGCAGGAGCAacag ATTGCTCTGAGTCATGACGGGCAGATCCAGTATCTTCCCATCAGTTCAGAACAACAGATAGTCAGTCCTGAGGACCTGGAGGTTGTTGAACATTCTGCCGTTACTG CGGTCGCAGATGCAGCCTTACAACAGACCCAGACGGTTTATACAGAGGCCACACAAGAACAGCTGGAGCAGCTACAACAGCAGGGAATCCAGTATGACGTCATCACCTTCACCGATGAGTAG